A single genomic interval of Saccharothrix saharensis harbors:
- a CDS encoding RNA polymerase sigma factor has product MTVGAEVSALFRAERGRIVATLIRLTGDWDLAEECVQDAFARALECWPRDGVPQRPGAWLTTTARNRALDRLRRAGVEAAKLGEVVAMPHDVPDEHDGIGDDLLRLIFTCCHPALTLQARVALTLRTVAGLTAAEIARAFLVPEATMTKRLVRARQKIRNARIPYRVPPAHLLPERTAGVLGVLYLLFNEGYAAGGGAELLRRELCAEAIRLARTLVALLPDEPEAVGLLALTLVQDSRRDARFDRAGDLVPLDRQDRTRWDHAQVEEGVALLDAALRRGRPGPYQVQAAIAACHATATRAEDTDWPQIALLYGELLKLVPSPVVRLNRAVAVAMVDGPAAGLALVDELADGITGHLLPATRADLLRRLGREAEARAAYERARDLAPTDVERRHLARLVNARSGGVRR; this is encoded by the coding sequence ATGACGGTCGGAGCGGAGGTCTCGGCGCTGTTCCGGGCCGAACGGGGGCGGATCGTGGCGACGCTGATCCGCCTCACCGGCGACTGGGACCTGGCCGAGGAGTGCGTGCAGGACGCCTTCGCGCGGGCACTGGAGTGCTGGCCGCGCGACGGCGTCCCGCAGCGTCCCGGCGCGTGGCTCACCACGACCGCTCGCAACCGCGCGCTGGACCGGTTGCGGCGCGCCGGCGTGGAGGCGGCCAAGCTGGGGGAGGTGGTGGCCATGCCGCACGACGTGCCCGACGAGCACGACGGCATCGGGGACGACCTGCTGCGGCTGATCTTCACGTGCTGCCACCCGGCGTTGACGCTCCAGGCACGGGTCGCGCTGACCCTGCGCACGGTCGCCGGCCTCACCGCGGCGGAGATCGCGCGGGCGTTCCTGGTGCCGGAGGCGACGATGACCAAGCGGCTGGTGCGGGCGCGGCAGAAGATCCGCAACGCCCGCATCCCGTACCGGGTGCCGCCCGCCCACCTGCTGCCGGAACGCACGGCCGGCGTGCTGGGCGTGCTGTACCTGCTGTTCAACGAGGGTTACGCGGCGGGCGGCGGGGCGGAGCTGCTGCGGCGGGAGCTGTGCGCGGAGGCGATCCGGCTGGCGCGCACGCTGGTCGCGTTGCTGCCCGACGAGCCGGAGGCGGTGGGCCTGCTGGCGTTGACGCTGGTGCAGGACTCGCGCCGGGACGCGCGGTTCGACCGGGCGGGCGACCTGGTGCCGCTGGACCGGCAGGACCGCACGCGCTGGGACCACGCGCAGGTCGAGGAGGGCGTGGCGCTGCTCGACGCGGCGCTGCGACGCGGCCGGCCGGGGCCGTACCAGGTCCAGGCCGCCATCGCCGCCTGCCACGCCACCGCGACGCGCGCGGAGGACACGGACTGGCCGCAGATCGCCCTGCTGTACGGGGAGCTGCTCAAGCTGGTGCCGTCACCGGTCGTGCGGCTGAACCGGGCGGTGGCCGTGGCGATGGTGGACGGGCCGGCGGCCGGCCTGGCCCTGGTGGACGAACTGGCCGACGGGATCACCGGTCACCTGCTCCCGGCCACCCGGGCCGACCTCCTGCGCCGCCTGGGCCGGGAAGCGGAAGCGCGGGCCGCCTACGAACGCGCCCGCGACCTGGCCCCGACCGACGTCGAGCGCCGCCACCTGGCCCGCCTGGTCAACGCCCGGTCGGGAGGAGTTCGACGGTGA
- a CDS encoding YciI family protein, producing the protein MKYMLLICVDDTIEPTAGDPTIEQWLAEVDGVRLDGSQLRSAQDATTVRRRGDEVLLTDGPFAETKEQIVGYDVVDCADLDEAIRIASRHPCARFGSVEVRPFFTG; encoded by the coding sequence ATGAAGTACATGCTGCTGATCTGCGTCGACGACACCATCGAGCCGACCGCGGGTGACCCCACGATCGAGCAGTGGCTCGCCGAGGTCGACGGCGTGCGGCTGGACGGCTCGCAGCTGCGGTCCGCTCAGGACGCCACGACCGTGCGCAGGCGCGGTGACGAGGTGCTGTTGACCGACGGGCCGTTCGCCGAGACGAAGGAGCAGATCGTGGGTTACGACGTCGTCGACTGCGCCGACCTGGACGAGGCGATCCGGATCGCGTCACGGCACCCGTGCGCGCGGTTCGGGTCCGTCGAGGTCCGCCCGTTCTTCACCGGATGA
- a CDS encoding lipase family protein, whose product MRVNRGWAAAVAAALVVVGTADATAQISFHDTGSAPANGDVLRSGPTDFFLNPVKLLRAPATAHRVLYRSTDTHGRPIDVSGTVLTPHAPWIGPGPRPVIGYAPGTQGVGDDCAPSRQLAMGSEYEGPFLAGLLTRGYGVVVTDYEGLGTPGVHTYVNRAAEGHAVLDAIRAAQRLPEANLPDDGPVATAGYSQGGGASAAAVELYPAYAPELKLKGAYAGAPPADLGAVARNLDGHYAAGFLGYSLLSLDAAYPELDIPGVLNDAGRELLAQVEHQCTAEALLAHAFRKSVDLTADGRPLAAYLDEEPYASRVEEQRIGVRKPGAPVLVVHSALDDIVPYAQGAEMVRRWCALGANVRFSTSLVPTHAAAMVAAYPEAFAWLEARFAGVPARGTC is encoded by the coding sequence ATGCGCGTGAACCGGGGGTGGGCCGCCGCAGTCGCCGCGGCCCTGGTGGTGGTCGGCACCGCCGACGCCACCGCCCAGATCTCCTTCCACGACACCGGGTCCGCGCCGGCCAACGGCGACGTGCTGCGGTCCGGACCCACCGACTTCTTCCTCAACCCGGTCAAGCTGCTGCGCGCGCCCGCCACCGCGCACCGCGTCCTGTACCGCAGCACGGACACGCACGGCCGGCCGATCGACGTCAGCGGCACCGTGCTCACCCCGCACGCGCCGTGGATCGGGCCGGGCCCGCGACCGGTCATCGGGTACGCGCCCGGCACGCAGGGCGTCGGCGACGACTGCGCGCCGTCCCGGCAGCTGGCCATGGGCAGCGAGTACGAGGGCCCGTTCCTGGCAGGCCTGCTGACCCGGGGCTACGGCGTCGTCGTCACCGACTACGAGGGCCTGGGCACGCCCGGCGTGCACACCTACGTCAACCGCGCCGCCGAGGGGCACGCGGTGCTGGACGCGATCCGCGCCGCGCAACGGCTGCCCGAGGCGAACCTGCCCGACGACGGGCCGGTGGCCACCGCCGGGTACTCGCAGGGCGGCGGCGCGTCCGCGGCGGCCGTCGAGCTGTACCCGGCCTACGCGCCGGAGCTGAAGCTGAAGGGCGCCTACGCGGGCGCGCCGCCCGCCGACCTCGGCGCGGTGGCGCGGAACCTGGACGGCCACTACGCGGCCGGGTTCCTGGGCTACTCGCTGCTCAGCCTCGACGCCGCGTACCCGGAGCTGGACATCCCGGGCGTGCTGAACGACGCGGGCCGGGAACTGCTGGCCCAGGTCGAGCACCAGTGCACCGCCGAGGCGCTGCTCGCGCACGCGTTCCGCAAGTCGGTGGACCTCACCGCCGACGGCCGGCCGCTGGCCGCGTACCTGGACGAGGAGCCGTACGCGTCACGCGTGGAGGAGCAGCGGATCGGCGTGCGCAAGCCCGGTGCGCCGGTGCTGGTGGTGCACAGCGCGCTGGACGACATCGTGCCGTACGCGCAGGGCGCGGAGATGGTGCGGCGGTGGTGCGCCCTGGGCGCGAACGTCAGGTTCAGCACCTCGCTCGTGCCGACGCACGCCGCCGCCATGGTCGCGGCCTACCCGGAGGCGTTCGCCTGGTTGGAGGCGCGCTTCGCGGGCGTCCCCGCCCGCGGCACCTGCTGA